A stretch of Paludisphaera borealis DNA encodes these proteins:
- a CDS encoding DUF1778 domain-containing protein encodes MDQEVRSNDTEEPVGIPEEDFRFAEQTTTPFADRDRDHFLRMLDNPPAANEALRRACTKHAAETAK; translated from the coding sequence ATGGATCAGGAAGTGAGATCAAACGACACCGAGGAGCCGGTCGGCATCCCTGAAGAAGATTTCCGCTTTGCGGAGCAAACAACGACACCCTTTGCCGACCGCGACCGGGATCATTTCCTTCGCATGCTGGATAACCCGCCAGCGGCGAACGAGGCGTTGCGGCGTGCATGCACCAAACACGCAGCCGAAACGGCGAAGTAG